The sequence below is a genomic window from Corvus cornix cornix isolate S_Up_H32 chromosome 1, ASM73873v5, whole genome shotgun sequence.
attatttatttgcttgttcGTGAGGCTTCTGGCTTGGTATTTGTATCCTTAAAATTAACAGAGAAGGCAAGTGATCTGagcaaatgtttgttttggggtgtcTAGAAGGACTTTCTGTAAGGTGCCTGGTTTCAAGAGGTAGCAGTAGAGGACAGGCAAGAGGCCAGTGAGTCcattcttttcccttccaggCCGAAAGATGAAGCCTTTGCTTCCTCGTGTCAACTCCTACCTGGTTCCGATCCAGTTTCCTTTGAGTCAGCCTCTTGTCTTGCAGCCTTCTATGAAGGTTCCTCTGTCCATGGCACAGGGAGCTTCCCTTAACAGCTCGGAGACTTTGCAGAGCAATAAGCGCGTGCGCATTGCTCCAAAGGTTGGTTTCTTGATTTCTGAGGAGCTTTGAGGGGGGTTGCGtggttctctttttttttccctttgtttttttctttttttttggagggtgGGTGAGGAGGGAGCTAGGGAGGGTGTGGGGAATTTTTTTAGGGAGGGTGATTTAGTCtggattttttgtttacttttttttcctatctctCTTGCCTTCAATGGACTTTTTCTTTGTATGGTTGCTTTGTGCATCTTTACTAGGTGCTCTAAAACTCCAAGCTCCTATTAAGGAACTAGCCAGTGATAATTCTTGCTGTCCTTCACTGTCTCTAGGCTGACTACTACCTACTAGTTTATTTGCTCTAAGGATGTTTCTGTAATTCACTAGAGGAGGGGACTCTATGGCTTGGTCAAGACAATTTTTCTCTACTGCTCGGAtgtgaagaaagaagaatggGAGGAATGGCTTTGTTCTGACCCtaaaacattcatattttttataGTTCTATAGACATGTAACAATAAGGAACTTCTGAAAGAGTATGTATTTCATGTAATCTCTTCCCAGAGGATTTCCTATCTGCTGTTTGCTAATTCTGTGAAGTTCCCAGTTATTCTGGGCTCAAGAAAAACAGTTCTTAAACAGATCTTTTTCTTGGCATCTCACTGACTGCTCTTGTATGCTTAGACATTGTAAAGCTGTAGCTTCTTCTGTCCTGTCTAACCATAATCCTATTTTCCTTTGAATGCCTGCTGCTTTATGTTCTCTCCAGCTATGATTGATCTTTCTCctgtgctctttttcttttgataacctcatttttttttctcttccttttccttggtTTCTGGGAAAGCTGTCCTCATTAATTTTGTTATTCCCATTTAGATAATGTAAGAAGAAATCAAAGGGgttatattttttccagaaatattcaGCTCTCCTTCTGCCTGCACTCCTAGAAGTTCCTCAGAGCAGGAGTGCTCTGGAGGGTATGACTTTCAGACACTTAGAATCCTTTCCATGTGATCTTTAGGCTTCTTTCTATCAACTTCGCAGAGATCAGTCTTGGTCTGTTATGGTTACTGCTTCCTCTTACTCTTTCTGCTGACCTTAAACGccagtctttcttttctttccactgttgtttggatttttgggTAGGTTAAAGCCTTGCTTACTGACTGCATGTCACCTCTGTTTCATTGTAGATGTCACTGTCTGCAGAAGAGTCACCCTCCTTACCCACGGCTGCTGTCAAGGAGGAAGGTCAAAGTGACGAAGGTTTATTTTCCCCAACCCATTCCGTACAGCACAACAGCTCACAGCCTGGTGAGGAATTGTCTTCTTTCCCTGAGGGTGCCTGTataaaggaggaagaaggcTCTCAGCTGGGTGATTGGCTGTCCCCATTTGCCTCAACCGTAACAGTCAAGGAAGAGCCAAGCTTGTTCCTCCCAGACTCATCcacaaaggagaggaaacaaTTCACCACACTGAAGTCCCCATCTAAGGCAGTTTCTGACTCTTTAGTTataaagaggagggaaaggcgGGAAGTGGGCAGATCCAGAAGGAAACAACACCTAGCACTGCCTTGTTCAGAAGAACCTGTCCTTGTTTTGCCAGAAAGCAGCGGCTTTGACCCTTTCCGGTTAGGGGCAGACCGTCCCTTCCCGCAGGAAAACCAGCCCCTTGAGAAGGTATCgcagctcagctgctcacaGGGAGAAGAGGGGGCCTTTAAAACACCAGTCAAGGACATGTTCAGCAAATTGCCGGTTTCTTCCACTCCCAGCAAAGTCTCAGCCACTACTACCCCATCACTAGAGGGCCTTGACCCCTGGAAGTCTGCTTCCTTAGCCAAGGGAAGTCATGAGCTGGACTTCAGTCCAGTGAAAACCCTTCAGCTGCCATTCACACCCCTCCAGGACAACCAGGACTTGCTGGGTTTTAACAGCACACCCCTTAAAAATCCTCTCTTTGATTCTCCTCGGGAACTGCTCAATACAGAATCCAGTGACATGGTCCATGTGCCCCTCACGAGCTCTCCAGCGTTTATTCGTGACGCTTCCAAGCAATCCTCTGTTGAACTGACAGCCTCTGGCTTTACTGAAAACCGGTCACTCATGGAGGGCCTTATCCTGGACACCATGAATGACAGTCTCAGCAAAATCCTTCTAGATATCAGCTTTCCTGGTCTTGAGGATGAAAATTTAGGAACAGATATTAGTTGGTCTCAGCTCATACCTGAACTGAAATGAACTGGCCTGAGGACTGAATGTGACTTGTTCTGATGTTACAGAAAGCACTCTACTCTTCTGAGATTCATTCATGTAATCTAAGACAACTGATTTTGACTAATTCCTACATCCATGGGAACAGAGAGCATTATTGACTCCTGCTAAGCTGGGAGACAGGCCCATCAGCTGCTATGAGCTTTCTTTATAAGATGCTGTAGACCTTGAGTGGAACAAGACGGTAGAACTTCTCTAACCTTGTGCTGGAGATAGCCTCTCTCCAGGGATTCTTGTCATGAGAACATCTAGGTAGGCCCTGAGTGGCATTTGCTACTCAAGGTACCAGAGGAAATGAACACACTCCTCAGCACAATAGGAAAGAGCCTGGGAACCTCCTCCTAGCTCTGTCCTAATCTGCCTTTACTTTGTTCCTCTATTACTTAGTATCTTCTGTCTAGTGTTAATGGCTGTAAATACTGTACATTCCTTAAATTAGCCcttaattataataataattttattattgtaGGGTCATGGGAATATTTGGCCTGGTAAGGGCTTGACCTAGAGTGTGTTGTCCATGTGTTCACATCTCTTGTATTCTTCTACCCTAGTTGAAAgcccaattttcttttttttttttttttttttttttttttttacttcaaaaccACATTGGTCTAGGTTGTTCTGAAGGTCACTGGGGCAAAGACCTGAAAAATTGCCAATATGTGACCGAAGTGAAACTGAAAGAGGTTATCTGGATTGCATCATAAAATCTTAGTTTGGCTTCTTTTTCCCAGGCTGGAATGGAGAAGAGCTTTCCACCAAGCCATATAGCTCTTCTGATTCCAGAGGTCTGTTATGTACCTAGAGGACTAGGTAGAGACACTGTTGCAGTAAGATGGACCTCTATTGAATGGTTAAAGCTGCCCTCATTTACAGACAGCAGTTGAAGATGTAAAAAAGAACCTATAAAGGGAATACTGATGTTTCCTCTGAAACGTGACCTCTGGAAATACAATGTATGTATCTCTTGGTGCAATAAAACACCTCAGAATGCTCTGGAGCTTCTGTCATAGGAGATATTGCCATGGCAAAGATCTGATCCTTCTGCTTGCAGACAAATGGTGACTCCTGTATCTACATACTCAATAAAGCTTCTGTGGGAACACAGCTGAGTGTTATCTGTACTGCTCCTAGCAGCATGCTGGGGTTGGGCCATAGCATGAGCAACCCGTGCTTGCTTATCTTGTGTGTGCTTTGTGATCACTGAGTGAATAATCATTAGGACATTTTCAGTATTCCTCAGGCCTTGTTGGCCAAACCACGTTAGATTTGGTAACTGAACCCACTGCTTCATACTCAACCcagtttttcctgctgcttaCAGGTAAATCCTGACTTTCCAAGTCAGAAGCATACAAACTTAGCCTAAAACATCACAACACCGCCAGCAGACTAATTTCTGTGACTTCtaaatgtaaaacaaatatCTCTTGAAACTATTTCTACCTTACCCTATAAACATAAAACAAGTTTTAGATGTGTGTGGTTTTCAGAACTGCAGTTCTCTTGTGCACTTGTTAGAAGATATTTGCCCTCATACAGTGTTTCAAGAACTTTGGTTTAATtgttattatttcagttttttctgGGATTACAAGGCTGCAGAAGGGGCCTGGTTTAGGGCACACTATCTGCTAGTACATCTTACACAGCTGTCAATGCTCAACTTGGTTTTCTCAAAGCACCCTATCTCCCTTTCATCTCACTTCTATCTCCTGAGAGGGTGTGTACATACAACTGACACATGAGAACCAGGTAACTAAGATCATGTCTCCagcaaatactgaaatgttCTTGTCCTTGATGCTCCCCTGCTGTCCTTGTCAGCTGAGGTGCTTTGATGGCCAcctcacattttattttaaacatagtAGTGCCAAAGTTTCATTTCCCCTCTTGTAACGTATTCCAGTGAGAGCACTGCTCAAGGGCAATTATATCAAAAAAGGTGGGaggaacaacagaaaaaatttcattaagCAATTCTGCCTCTTGCTCCCAGAAGCGATGTCCAAGTGTTTTGGCCAAACTAATTCAAAGCACCAGCTGGTGAGGATGTAATCACAAAATATGACTATTTCTCTCCATCTACGTTAGCCTGATCTTCTGCCTGGATCCTTTTCTTAAGGAAAGGCAATTATCACCTGTCCCTCTGCAGGCTCAGTATTAGGGTTATAGTGTAGAGGTGTGATCTTGTCAGACAGGGGATGCCTCTGTCCACCCTCGTGCAGTGAGAGCAGAGCCTTACCTCATGTCTTCTCATGAGCCCAAGAGCAAGAAGGCACAGTTCCTCACACCCTTTGCGTAGCACTCCCAGGGCTTCCCTGAGTAATGtgcaggagcatcccaggaCTGTCCTTGAGTCCTCGTAATAGACAAAGCTGTTTAACACCTACCCTGTGAAAGCAAACACTAGTACAAGACAAAAATTTTAAGAGATCTGGGACATGCAGATCTACAGGGAGCCAGCAAGTGCTGTGGATGCTCTGCTCCTCTGACAACTCTGCTCAATACCTGGAGTGTGACAGATGCAAAGGAGGAAGTAATTCCTTCTCATTGGTTGAGTGGGGTTCCTCCCACTATGTTTTGTCAGCTGAAAAGGACTGGATGCCCCCTGAGATGAGGTAAGCAAGGATGATTGCCacctttttgcttttgcaaCTTGGCTGGTAGGGGAAAAACTCAATCACTTCCCAATATGGAAGAAAAGAGACCCTGTTTTACATTGCAGCAATCTTTTTATGAGGATGTCAGGCCTTTGTTACTCCAAGAGGGCAGTCTAGCTCTTAACAAAggtgaaaatttcttttttagtaaAATACCTGACTTCCTCTTTAAAATGCACTATAggttcagagagaaaaatgactGGCTTGAAAAATGTGAGCTGGTTCCTGAACAGAAACAGCTTCCCTCCCTACTCCCCTTTTCTCAGAAGAGGTGAGCTACAACTGGATAAAAAGATATTCAGGGCATAACAAAGTATTAGCTGCCTGAGATTAAGAGGAAAATGTCCTGCTTCACTACCCATCTCAGACTGGTTTCTTGCTTTGAAACAAACAGAGCTTTAGAATGCCAAGACCATGAATctgaactgctgctgcaggtcaAATGACACATTTGTCCTTGCGTTTccattttcttggaaaaataaatatgataaaTACCCAGTTACAGTTTACAAGCAATACAGGCAAAAGATTATGCAAAGCAGATTCTCTTCCACATCTCAAAATCTGTGGGAAGTCATTATATAGAGCACAGTGATGAACTGTTTGCATACAAATAtataatcagaattatttatcctccacatctgcttttttttttttttttgatgcaccaaatttaaaaccagaaaccTCTAATGATGTTATTTAAGAAAGCCAAGGAAAACAGCCAGCACAAATTATTATTAAACTACAGTCAGGCATGGATTTATGCTCCAATGCCTGCTGTTGGTCTCTATTACCTTCTCACGGATGTGTAGGAGGTGGCTGCCAATAGGGCCTCTGTTTATTTAGCTGAGTAATTTGTAGAAGGTAGGTTTTCTGTACTCATCTGTGGTTGCAAACAAGAGACTGGCTCATTAGAACCCTGACTGTTTAATGGATGGACCAATTTTCCAACAGGACAAAAAAACGCCTCATCTTCACTGGACTTCAGAAGAATCTCTTAATATTGTTGATATTTTCTATAGAATGTTTTTCATTACCAGGATGGTATCTTTTCTTGGTGCAGTGTATTCTTTCAcatttgatgtatttttctgtaaattttaatAAAGACAAAGTTTTGGATAATGTCATTATGCAACAGGCCAGAACATTCCATCTCAACTTTTTCTCACCAAGTAACCTGTCTAGATTACTTAtacattttggggtttttattctgaattctGAGATTACATGTTTGTCTGTGAACAAAGCTATTTTGGATTGTGGAACTGTGTTCCAGCTGAAATTTCTATTGTGGATAATGCATGTATATTGCAAAGCCCTGTAACACTTGATTTAGGAGTACTTATATGAGTCTGATGGTCTAATCTGTCCTGAGTTATCAACATGTATTTTCCACTTTAGGCTTCACTTTAGAAATTCTTCTGTTTGAAGCAGTTTTGCCTGCCCTCATGGTAGCCTTAAAGTTTTGGACAATTTGATATATTTAGCATCTAATCCAATCCCTCCATGAAGGGAAGGAATGTCAGGAATGCAGCAGAACTGACACCATAAAGCACATCCCTTGGAACCTGCGGGATCACTGAAGATGCCTTCAGCATCAATATGGTTTTCCAAGTATTTGCAAGTAATGATGTCAATCTGTAGCTAATTAGTTCCTCACAGTCTGTTCTCTGCTATGCATACCCATGGGACTGGCATGCTACAGTGATAAGAgctgttttgctgtttcccaTGGCTGACTCTcagcttttatttgtttgctgtttttacTAAAATCTAGAAGTCAGGAGATCATGAGATAATCTCAGTTGCCTTTTAAATCATACCAAGACCTAGCCATCAAGAATGTAACGAACAGCTGGTGCATGTACAAATGCAGCCTAAAGGCTAGGAAACCAAAGAAGTCCagtatttaaaatcaaaaataaaattacattgttCCAGCAGCATTGTTATCCATCAAATCCCTGGGGTGATAACACATCCCTCTGTCACTGTCATTGTGTACACAAAGCTGCTTCTGCACTAGAAGTACGACTGTGCTGGTGATTCCATCATAAAATCCTGAATTGTCTGAGGAGAAAATAGCCATACTGAATATCAGCCTCAGGTACAGCTATACTTATTCTACTGTGGAGAGAAGGGGCAGAGAACACAGGGAATACAGTCCAAGCAGCCCAATTGCTTCTATAAATGAGATCACAAGAACATTTTGCTCAGATTAGAGTACCCCTTTGTAGCAAACCTTTTCTTGAAAAGACCTAGTACCTCCCTGCTTTGTAAGGATTTTGTCAGGGTGCCCTTCTTGGctttgatgtttttttttttatgagctGAGTGAAGATTTTCCAGTTTTTGGCTGttataaatattctttaaaaaaatctatttcacaTCCTTAGCAGAGTCATCTGGCAACTGAAATCTGAGAAGAGATTTATTCAGTACAGAGTGTGCCCCAGCACAGACTTGCTGGAGTGTACGGAGATTTCTTTCTGAACTTGTTCTTCGCGACTGCCAGCAGATGAGCATGGCAACATGAGGTCTCTTGTGTCCCAGGGACTTCTGCTGGGCTTCAGGGAGTAGGTGATACAAAGAAAGATCTTGATGAGATGAAGATGTCTTAAAGAGTCAAATAGAGACAGACCTCAGATGacaaagaatcatagaatcgtcAAGGTTGGAGAatacctttaagatcatcaagcccaaccatTAACCTGACACAGCCAaacccaccactaaaccatgtccctaagtgtcACAATCTACACATATTtcaaatacctccagggatggtaactCAGCCACTTCCCAAGGAAGCCTTTTCCCAATGATCGATAAccctttcaatgaagaaatctttcctaatATTCAttccaaacctcccctggcacaacttgaggttTGAGAGCATAAAGAGTCAAAGGTTGGATAAGGACCCTCGTAGTTACAGATTCAACAGTCCTCAGGTTTAAGACTGGGGTAAAATGATCAGATACCACAGAAAACCATGAGATCTATGAAATACTTATTTCTGGTCTTGGGTTTGACTCTTTTACAAGGGGTGAGCTCAGTGCCTTGCACGTAGCAGCaaggagaaaatacagtgtGGAAAAAAAGCCAATTCACTAAGCAGGACTGAGGCATTGCCCCTCAAGAGCCATCCACAACAGGAGCATGACTTTAAAGATTTAGTCTGCAAACACTGAAGCTTGAATTACTGcatttctaaataaaagttTGCCTGAACAAGAGAACAGGAGGTGGGCTGCAACACCCTTTAGAGTGGCTGACTCCCCCACTGCTTAAGTTAATTTCAGCAAGTTATACTGCTGACTGATGAAGAACTTGACTGATCTCAACTGCTTTAAGATGCAAAAGAAGCCatttacaaacaaataaaacaggaaacatCACAGTACACCTGGCAAGTGCTCATAGGAAAGTTTTCCACAGCCACTGATGGCGGACTCTGAAAGTAAAACCTATCCCCAGAGGAAATGACACTGGAGGCAAAAACAGCCATCAGAGAGATTCTTACATTCCAAGGACTATATCTGGGCTTCATTTTGAGCAAGGTGAGATCTGCTCTGATTCTACAGCTAGCTGGCACAGGCAAAAGGTGTGTAGGTGattgtcttttttctttgctcttgctgtttttaatgaaaaaaaagtttttatagAAGCCCAAAAACAGCCACTCAAAGCACCTTGCCAACACCCTGTAGGTGGTTTTAGTAATAAGCCCACACATATACATACCAAATTAGGCTGTACCAGGCAACTCTAACTGTGCTGGGTTTTACTGTTCAAGTATTCAGGTTTAGGGACATTCTCTGGAAGGAGCCTTATTGGTGTAaagttttcattattatttttatggcaTTATGTAGAGACTTAGGAAAAATTGCCTGTGTTAGTGTCAAGTGCGTTCTTAGCCTCAAGCTAAGTGACTAATGGAAATGGGAAGTGGAGggacagcaaaatgaaagcaactgCACAGAGACAAACACAGGAGAGACATCTTTGAGACT
It includes:
- the FOXM1 gene encoding forkhead box protein M1, producing MRTSPRRPLILKRRKLTLPQKDESSTSARDENRGQDEKTPKQEHRQEDQHNRQPRDKRDCGLQKFPAGIRIIDHPTMPNTQVVAIPTNADIQSIIEALTAKGKECGNNGPNKFILISGGGTSRSAGPAPSQHLPSEKKASAAIKAADGQEREKNVAQTPGLAGSTALWHSGVDPLIGQEQESNSSGETMSSVLDNSLTNIQWLGKMRSDGLNPSSVKEDTEKENQMPLQERVKTEEEAAAAIPTAAASSSWQDSVSERPPYSYMAMIQFAINSTEKKRMTLKDIYTWIEDHFPYFKHVAKPGWKNSIRHNLSLHDMFVRETSANGKISFWTIHPDANRCLTLDQVFKPLDLGSPTSPECSESQQKSRLPDPLKNMGSKSEPQNSRRKMKPLLPRVNSYLVPIQFPLSQPLVLQPSMKVPLSMAQGASLNSSETLQSNKRVRIAPKMSLSAEESPSLPTAAVKEEGQSDEGLFSPTHSVQHNSSQPGEELSSFPEGACIKEEEGSQLGDWLSPFASTVTVKEEPSLFLPDSSTKERKQFTTLKSPSKAVSDSLVIKRRERREVGRSRRKQHLALPCSEEPVLVLPESSGFDPFRLGADRPFPQENQPLEKVSQLSCSQGEEGAFKTPVKDMFSKLPVSSTPSKVSATTTPSLEGLDPWKSASLAKGSHELDFSPVKTLQLPFTPLQDNQDLLGFNSTPLKNPLFDSPRELLNTESSDMVHVPLTSSPAFIRDASKQSSVELTASGFTENRSLMEGLILDTMNDSLSKILLDISFPGLEDENLGTDISWSQLIPELK